From Penaeus monodon isolate SGIC_2016 chromosome 6, NSTDA_Pmon_1, whole genome shotgun sequence, the proteins below share one genomic window:
- the LOC119574645 gene encoding uncharacterized protein LOC119574645, producing MNILKRGMVFLTFFGCCFAIALMAAAMSTKYWMEAKAVQKRINSDTTFEIRPNSTGHIHFGLFKGKKSLNVGFGMRVHHFDGE from the coding sequence atgaatatattaaagagAGGAATGGTGTTTTTGACATTCTTTGGCTGCTGTTTCGCTATAGCTCTGATGGCTGCAGCGATGAGCACAAAGTACTGGATGGAGGCAAAGGCCGTTCAGAAGAGGATTAATTCGGATACCACCTTTGAAATTCGGCCGAACTCAACCGGCCACATCCACTTCGGTCTCTTCAAGGGCAAGAAATCCCTCAACGTCGGCTTCGGGATGAGAGTTCACCATTTCGATGGTGAGTAA
- the LOC119574646 gene encoding uncharacterized protein LOC119574646, which translates to MNASVVYPMHGRHSSDMSPQDVLPDSTQDPEDAQLSQNAASPTREDDDPPSPPCAPGSPEQEIVDVESYQPCVVDLTCEDEDEDVVEVVSQEQPVIYLGTEQRRMERRRNISGNDTPLEVIEELTTDRQHNPIENINEDININALPFERQQNHWPFESQGVDFHNPDLLFGNLLGDLPVETVEDNPRARPSVLVPRLPREQRHSFRRQRSRSRSPQLFPDSQRDAQRTPEIVQGLDELMAEVEGRMPASPWAAP; encoded by the exons ATGAATGCG AGTGTGGTTTACCCAATGCATGGCCGACACAGCTCCGACATGTCGCCGCAGGACGTTTTACCAGATTCAACACAAGATCCAGAAGATGCACAATTGTCCCAGAACGCAGCCTCCCCAACACGCGAAGACGATGATCCTCCAAGCCCTCCCTGCGCCCCAGGGTCACCGGAACAGGAAATCGTCGATGTGGAATCCTACCAGCCTTGCGTTGTCGACCTCACGTGCGAAGACGAGGACGAGGATGTGGTAGAAGTAGTTTCTCAAGAGCAGCCAGTTATC TATCTGGGAACAGAgcagagaagaatggagagaagaaggaacaTCAGTGGGAATGACACCCCTCTTGAAGTTATAGAGGAActgacaacagacagacaacacaaccCTATCGAGAACATTAATGAAGACATCAACATAAATGCCCTCCCTTTTGAGAGGCAACAGAATCACTGGCCGTTCGAGTCCCAAGGTGTTGACTTCCACAATCCAGATCTTCTGTTCGGCAACCTCTTAGGGGACTTGCCTGTGGAAACTGTCGAAGATAACCCCCGAGCCAGGCCTAGTGTCTTGGTGCCAAGGTTACCCAGGGAGCAGCGGCATTCTTTCAGGC gtcAGCGAAGCAGATCTAGATCCCCCCAGCTTTTCCCAGACTCCCAAAGAGATGCGCAACGAACTCCTGAGATTGTGCAAGGTCTGGATGAGCTCATGGCTGAAGTGGAAGGAAGAATGCCAGCGAGTCCTTGGGCAGCCCCCTAA